The DNA sequence CGACCCGCAGCGTCCTCAAGCATCGCCGCGTCGGCCGAAGGGTCACTGACGTCGGGAGCTTCGACGCGGATCGCGTCGCCGCTGACATCCTGGTCGCCGTCGGCACCGCTCGGCATTGCGGTGTCGGAGGCGTCGACCTCACCGGTGAGCGGTGACGCGTCGCCCGTCGTTTCGACGATGTCGATGGGAGCTACCGAGTCGGTGAGGACCATGACGGCGCCGACGACGGCGGCGGTCGTTGCGTCTACCGACGTGTCGTCGGCCTCGACATCGTCGGGCCCTGCATCGTCGGACACCTGCGCGGCGTCCGTCGTCGTGGTGTCGTCGCTGTCGTTGTCGTCGCTCGCCGATTCGACGTCGTCGTCACGACGGTCGGGGCGCTCGGCCCGGTCCTGACGATCGGTGCGATCGACCGGGCGAGGCGACTCCCGGCGCTCCGGGCGAGTCGGGTTCTCGGCTCGAACGTCGCGTTCGCCATCGGCACGGTGACGTTCGACCTGGGCATCGCGTTGCTGTCGAGCAGCGACCAGGGTCGGGTCGGCGGCGTGGCTGGGCACTCGGTCGGAGCGACGGGCGCCGAGCGAGCGATGCTCGTCGAGCAGGGCTTCGAACGCCGACGACGAGGTGGCGGCACCACCAACGGGAGCGTCGGCACCGGCGCCGCCGAGCAGCAGTGCCCGGAGCGAGTTCGCCGTCGGCGGCCGAGAGTTGAGGGGATGGTCGAGATTGGTCATGCGGCGTTGGCACTCCAGATCGCTTGGACTTGACGGACGTAGCGTTGGGTTTCGTCGAACGGTGGGATGCCGCCGTACTTGGCGACATTCCCGGGTCCGGCGTTGTAGGCGGCCAGAGCGAGCGAGATGCTCCCGAACTGGTCGAGGTTCTGACGCAGGTACTGGGCGGCACCGTCGATCGACGAGGCGGGGTCGGTCGGATCGACGCCAAGGCCGGCGGCGGTGGCGGGCATGAACTGCATGAGGCCGACGGCGCCGGCGGGACTGACGGCATCGGGGTCGAAGTTCGACTCGACCTGGGCGACAGCGGCCAGGAGCGCCGGATCGATGTCCCAGCGATTGCCCGCTTCCACGAACAGCGCCTGCAGCTCCTCGGGTCCGAAGGATCGATCGGCGTCGAGCGAGGTCCACGTGGCTCCGGACGGTCGCTGGGTGTCCACGACGCGCCGGATCGTGGTGATCGGGCGGTCGATCTCCTCGACCTTGACGACCTCGCCGGACCGCGGCGCGTGCACCATCTTGTTGTCGCCGAGGTAGATGGCGACGTGATTGACGGGTTCGCCGAACGCCAGCAGGTCCCCGGGGAGCGCATCGTCGATCGACCCCACTTCGATGCCCATCGTCGCCTGGTCACGGCTGACTCTCGGCATGTCGACCCCGATCTCCCGGAACGCGGTGCGGACCAGAGCCGAGCAGTCGATCCCCGTCTCGGGATCGTTGCCGCCCCAGAGGTAGGGGGTGCCGAGGTGATCCAGCGCCCCGAGTACGACGCCGTCGCCCAGATTGCGTTGCTGCGGTGTGGCGGTCGTGAGTGCGGCCAGCTGTGCCGTGTCCAGCGTGAGTGGTGCCGTGCTGTCGGCCTCGGTCGACGGTGCGGCCGCCGTCTCGGCGGTCGCGGTGGCGTCGGCCAGTGCGGCTGCGAAGACCTGCGCAGCCCGCTGCGCCGCAGCCCTGCCGTTGGCACTCGGTGTGGTCGCGGGCGCGTTGGCTCCCCCGCTGGCGGTACCAGCGGCGTTCGCCATCACGGCAAGCGTCTCGACTCCTCTGCGGAGCTCGGCCAATCCGACGGTCATGACTCAGGCGTGGCTCGTGGATCGGCGGGACATCGACAACTCTTCGATCAACGCCTCTTCCGCCTTGGCCGCCTCGATCGCGGCTTCCTCGGTGAGACGGTCGACCATCTTCTCGAGCGAGTTCGCCCGCTGCCGCTCGGCCTGCCACGTGGCGTACTCAGCCTCCAGATCGGCCATCGAAGCGTCGAGCAGGGCCCGGCGATGCGCCGAGGCGCGGAGGCCGCTCTCGACCAGGAGGCGGCCGAACTGGACGGTGGCGAGGTCGAGACGCTCGCCGGTCGCGGTCGGCGCTGCGAGCTGGGCTTCGGCCGCTTCGAGCTCGCGTCGGTTGGCCTCGACGGTGCGCCGCGCCTCGGCGACGACGGCCCGCTGCTGCTCTTCTTTGCGGCTCTGCATCTTGAAGATGCGCTTCATACGTTTGGTCTTTGCGTTGCTCATGGGGGGTCTCCTCGGGGTGGAGGTGTTTTCGTGTGGGGGTCGTTGGTGGCGCTGGCTCAGCCGGTGGGTCCACCGACGGCAGCGAGCAGTGCGGCCAGTTCCTGCCAGGCGCCGTTGCGATCGCTCAACTGGTGGAGTGGCTGTTGGAGGAAGTTGGTGGTCGCCGGGCGCAGGGCGATCGCTCGGTCGATCTCGGCGCTGCTGCCGGGCGAGTACGCGCCGACCTCGATGAGATCTCGAGCCTCGTCGAACACCGCCATGGCCTGGCGAATGTCCTGGGCGAGCTGGTTCTGCTCGACGGTGTTGACGCCCCCGGCGACCCGGCTGGCCGAGGCGAGAATGTCGATGCTCGGGAAGTGACCGGCGTTGGCCAGCCGGCGAGACAGTGAGATGTGACCGTCGAGAATGGACCGGGCGGCGTCGCCGATCGGATCGTTCAGGTCGTCGCCTTCGACCAACACGGTGTAGAAGCCCGTGATGGAGCCCCGGGCCGACGTGCCGGCGCGTTCGAGCAAGGTCGGCAGCAAGCCGAACACCGAGGGCGTGTAGCCCCGGGCGGTGGGGACCTCGCCGGCCGACAGACCGATTTCGCGCTGGGCCATGGCGAAGCGAGTGAGGCTGTCCATCAACAGCATCACGTCGCTACCTTCGTCACGGAACCACTCGGCGATGCGGGTGGCGAGGAAGGCGGCGTTGCGTCGGACGAGGGCGGGCTCGTCCGACGTCGCCACGATGATGACGGCCTCCTTGCGACCCTCGGGACCAAGGTCGTTCTCGAGGAACTCACGAACCTCACGACCCCGCTCGCCGACGAGGGCCAGCACCTTGATCGGCGCTTCGGTCCCGCGCAGCAGCATCGAGAGCAGGCTCGACTTGCCGACACCGGAGCCGGCGAGGATGCCGACTCGCTGACCTC is a window from the Acidimicrobiales bacterium genome containing:
- a CDS encoding transglycosylase SLT domain-containing protein; translated protein: MTVGLAELRRGVETLAVMANAAGTASGGANAPATTPSANGRAAAQRAAQVFAAALADATATAETAAAPSTEADSTAPLTLDTAQLAALTTATPQQRNLGDGVVLGALDHLGTPYLWGGNDPETGIDCSALVRTAFREIGVDMPRVSRDQATMGIEVGSIDDALPGDLLAFGEPVNHVAIYLGDNKMVHAPRSGEVVKVEEIDRPITTIRRVVDTQRPSGATWTSLDADRSFGPEELQALFVEAGNRWDIDPALLAAVAQVESNFDPDAVSPAGAVGLMQFMPATAAGLGVDPTDPASSIDGAAQYLRQNLDQFGSISLALAAYNAGPGNVAKYGGIPPFDETQRYVRQVQAIWSANAA
- a CDS encoding FliI/YscN family ATPase; protein product: MLGLSASPTMLREAARPVKTGTLMRVLGLHAEVAGIDVGIGDLVLMGDDRGPTEPVIGEVVALDETAATVLPYGHLRGRAVGETVRGLGRQLLAPVGHGLLGRVIDGQGNPIDGGPPLSVADRVPIHLDPPSAMDRPRVTEPLQVGVRAIDTMLSCGRGQRVGILAGSGVGKSSLLSMLLRGTEAPIKVLALVGERGREVREFLENDLGPEGRKEAVIIVATSDEPALVRRNAAFLATRIAEWFRDEGSDVMLLMDSLTRFAMAQREIGLSAGEVPTARGYTPSVFGLLPTLLERAGTSARGSITGFYTVLVEGDDLNDPIGDAARSILDGHISLSRRLANAGHFPSIDILASASRVAGGVNTVEQNQLAQDIRQAMAVFDEARDLIEVGAYSPGSSAEIDRAIALRPATTNFLQQPLHQLSDRNGAWQELAALLAAVGGPTG